The following proteins are co-located in the Acidicapsa acidisoli genome:
- a CDS encoding alpha/beta fold hydrolase: protein MPIITTKDGTQIFYKDWGPKDAQPIVFHHGWPLSSDDWDVQMLFFLANGYRVVAHDRRGHGRSSQVDTGHDMDHYASDASAVVERLDLRNAVHIGHSTGGGEVARYVAKYGEPQGRVAKAVLIAAVPPLMVKTEENPGGTPIEVFDGFRKALAANRAQFFLDVPSGPFYGFNRSGAKTSQGIIQNWWRQGMMGSTLALYEGIKAFSETDQTDDLNAISVPTLVMQGDDDQIVPYKDAALLQAKLLKHGTLKIYPGFSHGMMTTNADVINADLLTFIRS, encoded by the coding sequence ATGCCTATAATTACAACCAAAGACGGTACACAGATCTTCTACAAGGACTGGGGTCCTAAGGATGCGCAGCCCATCGTATTTCACCACGGTTGGCCCCTGTCGTCAGACGATTGGGACGTGCAGATGCTGTTCTTCCTTGCCAACGGTTATCGCGTTGTCGCGCATGACAGGCGCGGTCACGGCCGCTCCTCCCAGGTGGACACTGGCCACGACATGGACCATTACGCGTCCGACGCCTCGGCTGTAGTCGAGCGTCTCGATCTGAGGAATGCGGTCCATATCGGCCATTCGACGGGCGGTGGCGAGGTGGCGCGCTATGTCGCCAAATACGGCGAACCTCAAGGTCGCGTAGCCAAGGCCGTTCTCATCGCCGCGGTTCCCCCGCTCATGGTCAAAACCGAAGAGAACCCTGGAGGCACTCCGATCGAGGTGTTTGACGGATTTCGCAAGGCGCTGGCCGCGAACCGCGCACAGTTCTTTCTCGATGTCCCTAGCGGTCCGTTTTACGGCTTCAACAGATCCGGCGCGAAGACCTCGCAGGGAATTATCCAGAACTGGTGGCGTCAGGGGATGATGGGCAGCACGCTCGCTCTCTATGAAGGTATCAAGGCTTTCTCGGAGACAGACCAGACGGACGATCTGAACGCAATCTCAGTGCCGACCCTCGTGATGCAAGGCGACGATGATCAGATTGTCCCCTATAAGGACGCTGCGCTGCTGCAGGCGAAGCTGCTCAAGCATGGCACGCTCAAGATCTACCCCGGCTTCTCTCACGGCATGATGACCACGAATGCCGATGTGATCAATGCGGACCTCCTGACATTTATCCGAAGCTAA
- a CDS encoding 2-hydroxyacid dehydrogenase, with protein sequence MKKPVLVVTSHFIKPVDVRIDSNYEVRRKTDGTSFTHDELLAAAEGADAMLITPFDRLDAEFFKRVSPSVKVISTNSVGVDHIDMRAAAECNIAIGYTPAEVTDATADIAMLLLLGASRRAFEAQELVRSGEWTIPRAQALLGWQVTGKNLGIFGMGRIGQAIAKRARGFGMKIHYSNIHQLPAEKAGDAIFYANPLELVKVSQFLSLNAPETLTTHHFLNAKTIALLPERAIIVNTARGALIKDDDLIEALKSGRVAAAGLDVYEGEPKLNPGYVELKNTFLLPHIGTATVESRSNMGMVALDNIDAVLNGTPAPSLAKS encoded by the coding sequence ATGAAAAAGCCTGTCCTGGTGGTCACGTCCCATTTCATCAAGCCGGTCGACGTGCGAATCGACAGCAATTACGAAGTCAGGCGAAAGACCGATGGAACATCATTCACGCATGACGAGCTTCTCGCAGCAGCTGAGGGCGCCGACGCGATGCTCATCACGCCATTCGACAGGCTCGATGCCGAGTTCTTCAAGCGAGTTTCCCCGTCCGTCAAGGTGATCTCAACAAATTCTGTTGGCGTCGATCATATCGACATGCGCGCGGCTGCGGAGTGCAACATTGCGATTGGATACACGCCGGCTGAGGTGACGGATGCGACGGCAGATATTGCTATGCTCTTGCTTCTCGGAGCGAGCCGACGAGCATTCGAAGCACAGGAGTTGGTCAGAAGCGGCGAGTGGACGATTCCACGCGCACAGGCCCTTCTCGGCTGGCAGGTGACGGGCAAGAACCTCGGGATTTTCGGGATGGGGCGTATCGGCCAAGCGATAGCAAAGCGCGCAAGAGGTTTTGGTATGAAGATCCATTACTCCAACATCCACCAGCTGCCGGCAGAGAAGGCCGGAGACGCGATATTTTATGCTAACCCCCTAGAACTAGTGAAAGTGAGCCAGTTCCTTAGTCTGAATGCCCCTGAGACACTGACAACCCACCACTTCCTCAACGCCAAGACGATCGCTCTTCTTCCAGAGCGCGCGATCATTGTGAACACAGCGCGCGGTGCTTTGATCAAGGACGACGACTTGATCGAGGCTCTCAAGAGCGGTAGGGTCGCTGCCGCAGGCCTTGACGTTTACGAAGGAGAACCAAAGCTCAATCCCGGTTACGTGGAACTCAAGAATACGTTCTTGCTGCCCCACATCGGGACGGCAACGGTTGAGAGCCGAAGCAACATGGGTATGGTCGCGCTCGACAACATCGATGCGGTCTTGAATGGGACACCAGCTCCGTCCCTTGCCAAATCTTAG